In Hyphomicrobium denitrificans ATCC 51888, the DNA window TCATCGCCGGTCTTGAAACGGCTCACGAGCGTTGCGAGTTCTTCGGTCTGCTGCGCCAACGTTTGCGTCGCCGCTGTCGCTTCTTCGACCATCGCCGCGTTCTGCTGCGTCACCTGATCCATTTCGTTGACGGCAGTATTCACCTGCTCCAGCCCGTGCGCCTGCTCGTTTGCGCTTGCCGCGATTTCGCTGACGATCGAATTGATTTCCGCGACCTGCGTGACAATCCGTGTGAGAGCGAGGCCGGTCTCACCGACAAGCTGCACGCCCTGCGAGACCTGTCCCGTGGAAGCCGAGATCAATCCTTTGATCTCTTTCGCGGCTTCGGCAGAGCGTTGCGCCAATGCTCGGACTTCCGACGCGACGACCGCGAACCCACGACCCGCGTCGCCGGCACGCGCGGCTTCGACGCCGGCATTCAAGGCGAGAAGGTTTGTCTGGAATGCAATCTCGTCGATCACGCCGATGATCTGGCTGATTTGCTTCGATGAGCTTTCGATGCCGTTCATCGCTTCGATCGCCCGACGCACCACTTCGCCACTCTTCTCGGCATCCGTTTTGGCGACGGAGACCGTTTCACGAGCATGCGTTGCACCACGCGCCGTCTTGTTGACCGTGTCGGTGATTTCCTTGACCGCTGCTGCCGTCTCTTCGAGGCTGGCCGCCTGGTTCTCGGTCCGGCGCGAAAGATCGTCCGACGCCTGCGAGATTTCACCCGTTCCAAGCTTGATGCTGGCCGCGCCTTTTTTGACCAGAGAAATCGTACTTTTCAGCGTCGTCGCTGCGGAGTTGAAGTCCGCCTTCAGCTTTGCGAACTCCGGCGCAACGTCGATATAGAGACCCGTTTCGAGATCGCCGGCAGCGAGTTCCGAAAGGGCGGCGCCTAAAGACTCGACGACAACGTTGATCTGCGTTTCGGCTTCGCGTTTCTGAACCTGCGCCTGCTCCAGCTGGCTCATCATCAGGTTCATCTGACTGATGATCGGCTCATATTCGGAGATGACCTTTTCCGTAATATGATGATCGAAATCGCCGCGAGAGATGCGATCTGCCGCCATCGTGAACGCATCCATGAAGCGTTCATGCTCGCGGGCATAATGATCGCCTTGCTCCTGCTGCTGTTTTGCCGCCTCGACAGCCGCATCCGTCATTGTTTTCTGCTCGACCGCGGCTTCCTTGAAGCGCGCGAGCGCCTGGGCGATCTGGCCGTTCTCATTGCGATCCGTCAGGCACGGGATCTCGACGCTGAGATCCTTCTTGCTGATCTGATCCATAGCGCTGACGAGGCTCGTGAGCCGCTTTGACATGCCTCTCGCGAGGGCCGTCACAACGCCGACCGCTAAAATGGTCGCCGCGAGAAGCAAAGCGAGGGTGCGATACAGCCCGGTTTGCGCCTCGTTATTGCGATCCTCCGCCAGCTGAATGAACAGCTCGCCCGCATTAGCCGCCATGACGGCTGTTGCCTTATGTGCCGCGCTCACAGTGGCGATCACATCGGCACCGAGAGCTGGACGCTGATAGTTGGCGGTCTTGATCGCAGACGCGATTTGTTCGATGTGAGCGATAAGTTGAATGCCTGCATCTGCCAGGGCGCGCTCCTCGCCATTGGCGGCATCCATTGTCTTGATATCGGCAAGCGGCTTGCGCAGATGTTCCACTGCTCCATTTAGCGCGGCATAGTCGATCGCAAGCGCAGCTTCGCTGGCTTCCGGTGCAGTCAGCGTGCTGCGAAGACTGACCAAGTTTTGCGCGATCGCCGGTAGGCTTTCAGTGAAAATCTTCTGAGCGTTGTGCGTATCCGCCGACAAATCTGCGGACATTGCCGATGCGTCGGCGATGGTGTTCAGCAATTCCGATCCGGCCTTGCTTTTCTCGTTCGCGGTTTTGGCATTGGCAAATATATCGACGGCCGACTCGACTCCGAGATCACGGCCGGTCGTTCGTGCAAGTGTCGCCAACCGGCTGCTCATTCCAGAGGCGCCAGTCTGGTCGCCGCTCATCTCGTCCCAGACGGCTCGAGCGAGCTTAGCGCCCTCGACCTCCTTCTGAAGTTCATTGATCTGTGTGCGCTTCTGGTCCGCATACATGTACATCTGACCGAGCGACGGAATCAGAAATACAGCCGATATAAGCGCAAGCCGACGCGGCATTGACCATTTGCTATTGATATGCCCGATGACCATTTTTTTTGACCTGGTTTGATGTGGCGGTGGGGAGGCGGCTTGCTAGAATCGATAGCCGATGCGCATTCGGAAACGGCCTCACAGTCGAGGCGCGTTGGTTCGTCAGCGCTGCTGGAATGGACGTTCGCTTTGCGATGGAGCGCACTGGCGCAGCG includes these proteins:
- a CDS encoding methyl-accepting chemotaxis protein gives rise to the protein MVIGHINSKWSMPRRLALISAVFLIPSLGQMYMYADQKRTQINELQKEVEGAKLARAVWDEMSGDQTGASGMSSRLATLARTTGRDLGVESAVDIFANAKTANEKSKAGSELLNTIADASAMSADLSADTHNAQKIFTESLPAIAQNLVSLRSTLTAPEASEAALAIDYAALNGAVEHLRKPLADIKTMDAANGEERALADAGIQLIAHIEQIASAIKTANYQRPALGADVIATVSAAHKATAVMAANAGELFIQLAEDRNNEAQTGLYRTLALLLAATILAVGVVTALARGMSKRLTSLVSAMDQISKKDLSVEIPCLTDRNENGQIAQALARFKEAAVEQKTMTDAAVEAAKQQQEQGDHYAREHERFMDAFTMAADRISRGDFDHHITEKVISEYEPIISQMNLMMSQLEQAQVQKREAETQINVVVESLGAALSELAAGDLETGLYIDVAPEFAKLKADFNSAATTLKSTISLVKKGAASIKLGTGEISQASDDLSRRTENQAASLEETAAAVKEITDTVNKTARGATHARETVSVAKTDAEKSGEVVRRAIEAMNGIESSSKQISQIIGVIDEIAFQTNLLALNAGVEAARAGDAGRGFAVVASEVRALAQRSAEAAKEIKGLISASTGQVSQGVQLVGETGLALTRIVTQVAEINSIVSEIAASANEQAHGLEQVNTAVNEMDQVTQQNAAMVEEATAATQTLAQQTEELATLVSRFKTGDETVVNIAPRREAAKPAVRVSNSAGRAKVAANGGGRSHAAAGADAGWEEF